Proteins encoded by one window of Opitutia bacterium:
- a CDS encoding chemotaxis protein CheW: MSATQTTRTVQSVNEGKYLTVQLAAEAYGIAVLKVREIIRMQKITPVPQMPEFV, encoded by the coding sequence ATGAGCGCCACCCAAACCACCCGCACGGTCCAGTCGGTCAACGAGGGCAAATACCTCACCGTCCAACTCGCCGCCGAGGCCTACGGCATCGCGGTGCTCAAGGTCCGCGAGATCATCCGCATGCAGAAAATCACTCCGGTCCCCCAGATGCCGGAGTTCGTC